The window AATCACCCTACCAGCctattttctgggccacagaCCTTGCAAGAGTGCTCATGGAAGCTCATTTGCAATTAGTAGCTTTCCTCCTACAAATTGCTCTGCATCCTGTATGTTTTACTCTTTTCCTTGTTTTGTGGGACAGGAACGTCGTTCATAACTATTTCCAGACTGGATATTTGTGGGAACAATATGAAGAAAAGAACAAGGGAAAGGGGAAAGGTGGACGGCCATTTACTGGTTGGACTTCCCTTGTTCTTCTGATGATGGCAGAAGCCTATTGAGATCTAAACCCCTCCCCTTACTTTTTTTACCCTTCTAATTATGGCGTTGTGTGAATGAAAACACAATCCCATCTATAATTCTTCATCAGTGCACAagattttgtaatatttttttggTGCTGAAGTAGGAACATGACCACAGGAAAGATGCTATCAAATCAGTTCTCTGGTAATttaccaaaaaagaagaagaagaagaagaagaaaatctacATAGGATTGCTCTTTTTTCCAAGACAATTGTCCAAAAAGAAAAGGATCGGTAGCTCACCCCCAGTGCCTCATTCAGTCTTTACCATGTACTTTGTTAGGCAATCAGAACATTCAATGAGCTCTAATGCACATGGGTTATCGCCCGACATTCTCACTGGTTGGATGAACATACAACTGAATCTGGAATCATTGGTTGATTTTGGTTTTTCCCATTCATTCCTTTTTGCTTTTTAACATCCCTCTTACAGGCTATTGTTGGAGTGGCTTGTAGGCTGTGCATGCTTGGGCCCACCGGATGAACTATTGCTCGTGTACCACGTGTCATGTATGGTGGAGATTCAGTCAGACCACTAATTCGGATTGTGGGCGTGCTGCTTCACTTTGTTTGTGTACACTGTATGGTTGGCGGGTGTGCCCAGACATCCGAGTTGTGGGCCACAGCAGAGGTAGATAATACCCCCAAAAGTTGCTAATTCTCATGGGTTTTGCCTACTGAAATTTGTCACAGCTTCCTTTTAGCCATCGACCCATGGTGCTGGAGGATGCCTCTGATCATATAGTGGGCTAACTTgggtccccaaaaaaaaaaaaacaaaaaaaacaaagttTGCACTGTAAAATATGCATGTTTCACATCTCTTGTCAAAGAGTGTTCAAGAGGTTGGCCAGCACTTTTGTTTTCGCAGGCACCGTTATGCAGCTGTATAAGGTTGGCCTTGTTACGAAGATGAATATACACATATTATAGATGTCCGATGATTGGAGctggctggatttttatttttttatttttaattatatgcATGTCCACCATGACTACCACCTTATGCATACTTGTAAGGTCAGGACGTGCTGTGCATAACGATGATGTCTGGCCAGGCAGCAAGGACACTGCCTTTCTATTTCTGAGTAATACTCAGTGTGATGACAATAACAGAGTAATGTCTGGCCAGGCAGCATGGACACTGCTTTTCTATTTTGGAAATTGAATATATCCAAATTATGgctcccagtttagatgtatcacaaaCAAATAGTTAGGCAAGCTTTAAAATGGTCCAATTTCAACAGACAAGTGTCCACAAATAAGAGGTCAGGATCATTTGAACAACTCTGATTTTGGAATTGTGAATTAACAACAGTGGCCCCACAGCTTGGTATAATTTGATTTAACATGCGTCTTCTattagtgcctgcatatcaaccatcatatgCTGCGAGAGAGCCTTGCAAAAGGTGCAAAAACCAGGacgatccattcatcaggtggacaacCCGGCCTGATTACATGTACAGTAGTGTTCGGCCTAATGAATGGATTGTTCCAATTTACGTTAGAGGTGATCTCAATCATATGGCCCACAAACTTCACAGCTCGGATGTTCCAATCAAGTAACACATTAACAGAAAATTAAAACCTCGCATGTGAAAGTTAACATGAAACCGCTGTCACAGATGTGGGACAGGGACTAGATAAGTTCACCGGCTGAAAGGTAAACTGGATTCGATTTCAACTTGTTACAGGTCCTGCCGTTCAAACAGACGGACCTTATTACATAATCATGAAACAGTCCCACAACTGATATTTTTCTAGGTACCCGGTGCATCCCAATAAGCCATAAAAACATAATTCAAGACTAGGCCTAGCCCGCAAAAGAACAGTCTCAGCCCAAACACACCAAAAAAGTAGGGTTGCCTGGGCCAAGGCCATTTACACCACTAACCATTAACCAATGTTTTCGATGGACATCCCACCCATTTTTGTTTTGCCATTCAGTCCAACTGTTGGATCCAACCAATTAGGACCCACTTGGCCCCGTTTCAACTGGAAATTAGAATTCATAGCATAGGATTGGATGCATTTCTTGTTTCCAGGTAAACATCTGGACCAAACAAAAGGAAGAAAACATACTGCCCCAAAATGATcgggaccatccatctaatggtaTTAAAGGAGATGCTGCAGTCCACCTAGGGAAAAAAATGGATGCTTTCCACTGGCCTGCAAATAGAACGATAAGAAAAAGGGCATCCAAGCCTCATATGGTTAGAATAGCACTGGGTGGAAACCTTTTAAGCTATGAGATCTCCGCATCAGGGTCCACAGTATGAACGGCCCTGATAAGAAGACTACAGTCAGGTGGGTGATCATGGTATGGATGTATGTGTCAAGGTATGGTtcatatctttctttcttttcttttttctttttcattttcattatttttctttttttcttttttttatttttttgagttacacttgaatttttattttctaaaaccCTTCCCCTCCTGTATATTCTCAAAGCAAGCACAGGAATACATAAGGAGAATAGAGCAAGAGTTCCGAAAGAAAATCCCACTCAAAACAAATACACAGAAGATAAGACTCACGCACATTTCGCTTCATACAGTGGAAGCTGAAAATGCTGAAATTTTATGGAGGTGATGAAATCTTACACAGTCGGTCAGGGTCAGATCAGTTTGTTGAATTGAGCGCCGGTGTGATCAGCAACAGATGGATTTCTACACCTTCTCATGTAAGGATTCCACGATGAAATCTATGCAGGCAATGCATCCTCATGTAATAGGGGTTTGTTGTCAGTTCTAAGAAGTTCTTCTACCACTGTTATCTTCTGCCAATTCCGTATCCTCAGACATGATGATCTCCATATCCCTGACATCCCTTTTCAACACATTCCCTAACCTTGCTATGGCTTCTGTTTGCTGCTGTAAGACCTGAAAAGACGTTGGAAacgagaaaaataaataaatgtcacTTGTGAGGAATTATACGGTCCTGATGCATCCAGTCACCTGGTGCAATGATGCACCAACTCATAGCATGGACTCCAGACAAGTCAGGTGGCGGGCCAGACTTTATATAGTAGGCCCCGCTGGATGAGGGTTAGCCCCAAAGAGCCCACACTGGAAGACTCCCATTCCTCAATCAAAGGTTTACTTACAGGCAGTTAGGAAAACCGCAACTTCCTGGgagaaaaggccaaagattgggTGGATAGGATCTTATCCCGTCCCCCATCAACACTGCAGCCCATCTCATGAACAGTCTGAATCACTGAACCATGAGCCCCACTTGTACAGACTCGACACTTGAGAACCCTACAATTCTGAGAACCCTACAATTCCTTGCCACCTAAATGTATGATTtgaatcccaagagcaactgcATCTTGTTAGGAACTTACCTCCTGCATATCAGCTAGGCTCTGCTCGTGTATCTTGGTTAATCCGGGAAGATAAAGAGAACCGCCAACACCACCAGCATTTGCATGCACCCGAGAAATTGATAGCAGATTATGAACCCGCCTAGCTAATTCAGCTCCTGATCCTTTGAGCTGAAAATAATCTCGCCAATTGTCAGTAAACATACCTTACACATCATGAAACACAACCACATGTACCACCCTAGCATGTGTCAAAAAACCAAGCCATGCATCAAGTGGCCTCCACTATATACAGGGCCTGGCCCAAATATAAGGCTGCTTATTAGGTATACCAGacatgtacattgaatatggatttttggtaatttttttAAACGTCCAGTATTTTTTGCACATATTGCCACAGGTGAGTTGGTGGCTAGATCATCTGCATTGTGGGGACCAACTAACGTACAGATCAGATATCACAAACATGTTTGGCATGCGTGTCTGAGAGTGGACATGCCTCATGGGCTTACAAGGCTGACAAGCTGAAGTAAGagcaaagaaaggaaaagagggaTAAAAAACCAAGGTAGTCACCTGTCTTGCTAATGCTGCCAACTTCTCAGCCAGCTCAGCTTCACCTTTCAACAAGGGCATTCGGAAGCCCTTACCCTCCAATGCCTCCACTATTCTCATCAGCTGTACCATCATACGCACACACAATAAATATCTAAAACCGAATCAAATGATTGCTACTAGAAATGTAAGATTTAATGACATTCTCCAATTTCCCTTGTGTTTATAAAATGATAAGAGGAAGAAAGGCTAACACACCCTCAATAGGCGCCTTTGAAGCCCTTGTTCTTTCTGCCTCATCCGTTGGATCCATGGAAGAGTGTCCGCTTGAAAATGCCTCTGAAGCTGTAATCATATGATTTACAAACATGGTAAAGAACAAACCCTATTTAATACGTCCAAGACAATATAAGGTTGAGAAACAGACCATTTTCACATTGGTTTGTGTCATTCTTAGTCTCTCAGCATCGGAAAGTATGGCTTCATCTTGAAGCTGCAATAACACAATATCATGATGTCAATCACAGCAATTGCTTCAAGGATCAATTGCAGAAAAGATTTATAACAACAATGGAATGAGTTTTGAATGGTtattaatgattttatttttattttttaaaggcagCAGACACCGAAAGACGAAAGAAAAATCAATATAAAATACAGATACGCATCTTTTGCATGGCAATATGTCATCATCTTTCCggtctattcttcttcttcttctttttccttttgtagTTGACCTCAATCAATTATTGCAGTATAGAAAATATCGGTTGATACATCAGCTGATATTATTGGTACTGAACAGTTTCGATATAATATTGGCTTTAGTTGGGAAACTTCCCAGTATCAGTCGATATATCACAATGCATCATAATGTATCGCAATTCGCAATGCATCATAATGTATCATAATGTACCGCAATGTATCGCTATAAATTGCAATGTATCACGATGCATCGCAATGTATAGACAATACCTTCTGTGCGTCAATCCCCTTTgtgaaaatatttgaaaaattggcaaaattttcaacaaatctattttctgattttttatttttttttccttcattacaTTCCCAAGGAAATTTTGACAACTCCTTTACGATTGTTTTAAGAGGAAAGGGGATTTGATGGTGGAAATCAAGATCAAAGAGCGTACAGTACTGGAACCCAAATTGGTGATTTTTTGCAAATTTGAACCGTTTTTTCTCGTTTAAATTCCTTGGAATCGATAGAATGAAGTTCATAATTCACGATTTTGCACGTTTTGCTTACTCAATCAAGGGTTTTGACCTTTGATTTTTGAATTGGGAAAATTGAgggaaattcaaaatttcctccatttcacccatttaacttgcAATCAGAGGTTGAAAAAAAATGGCAGAATGCTTGTAGTCCGATCTATAGATTGACATAACCTTttggaaattttaaataaatattcttaattaaaaatgattttatttgaaaaaattAGATTGACCAAGTGTTATATATGCCTAATATTTTGTATTTATGAATGTATACCgatattttttatttgaaaaaattAGATTGACCAAGTGTTATATATACCTAACATTTATTTtcgaaaattattttttaaaattataaaaagtaattaaaaatatttttaaataaatgcaCCATATATTGTAGGACATATCTAGTGTCAGTATTTAGCACATTGAATGCGGTAATAAGTGATatgaattataaaaataatagtgACTTCAAGTAAAACAAGTTAACCTATATCCAAAGAAATTTTATACAACATGATTTGATTACCCATGAAAAGGTTGGCCTACTCGACTTTGGCAACAAGGACCAATCCCCGCCCCCTAAATATCCACCAAACTTGGCGTAATTATTCACATATTCCACACAAAATAGAGGatgat is drawn from Magnolia sinica isolate HGM2019 chromosome 5, MsV1, whole genome shotgun sequence and contains these coding sequences:
- the LOC131246861 gene encoding nuclear pore complex protein NUP54, producing the protein MFGTPSSSPAFGTPSTPSFTPAFGSTLFSTPGATSTPFQHQQQQQQQQSPSPFGIQTPAPSPFGGPSPFINAPQLTTQMAPVAPLPFSLADRDIQAIVDAYKDEPGNPKYAFKHLLFSVTDPAMRVKPAGVSDIMWAEAMGKLEGMESTNRERLWPQLVQGFKDLSQRLKLQDEAILSDAERLRMTQTNVKMLQRHFQADTLPWIQRMRQKEQGLQRRLLRLMRIVEALEGKGFRMPLLKGEAELAEKLAALARQLKGSGAELARRVHNLLSISRVHANAGGVGGSLYLPGLTKIHEQSLADMQEVLQQQTEAIARLGNVLKRDVRDMEIIMSEDTELAEDNSGRRTS